tcattgaatgtggcgtactggacgacatcctaacaatttatcctaaatttgcttgtccattttaaagaatgaagaacaattttttttAAGCTGTATCTCTTATGAATCCATCCCTGTCATTGTGTGgcggtgcacaatagaaagttggatTTATAAATTCGTAAACTGAAACATGTATACTGTCTAATGcagttgattgtaaccatgatatataataagtgcttcagcctacagtttggaCCTCTTGTCTTGTGAatgatcctctgtcctgtgtgacagtgactaCGAGCAGACTCCTAACTAAATTACTTAGATTAGGATTTTTTTTTGGTTATTAATTTtgccaataaagatgttaataataataataactgtaaGTATTGCACTTTGGCAGTCCTTCAACCACCACCAATCTCTTACAGTATCACACAATAAATTATGTAACCTTCTGGCTTCCTCTTAATTAACTAATTTACTCACTAGCTTCTCTGAAAACTAGACAGGAGCTTACATTGTGTTGATTAATCATACGTCTAGTAGCATTGTAGGTTTAACTGCTCCCAGACTGAATATGTACACTTCATCTGTTTGCAATGTATCATGTTCCATCATCCAGGACCATCCTGATCATGACAGGTGGTTAACTTCTCACTCTTTGTCTTGTGCATGATATTGTAGTCTTCATTCACTTCCTTCGGAGACTGTCCTTGTCTTTTTACTAAATCTAATTCTGCTTCTAGCTCACAACTGAGTTTATCAAAGTTTAATGCAACCTTTcttgtgttttttttattatacAAGTAAAAAGATTAACTTTTACAGCATTGATAATAATATCTTATTTAAACTAATTTAATTTCTCAAAATGCATTTGTATGCTTAACTTTTGCTTGTTATACCAAAAGGTAATAGTACCTAATCCTCAtatgattaaaatatataaaaaaaaggaaaaatatttCCAGTCGTCCATAATAGAATTATTTTAAATTCAACTGgaataatattaaatatatttaacgAACTACGCTGTATTTCACACATGGAAAGTTGTGGAAACGCAAAAGGTTGGTGCATATATTTAATTTCTTGTACAGAGCAAGCGGAATTCTAGAGTGATGCTGGAACAATATACTGTACTTGATAATGCATATCAACTgaaaatgttttttttataataataataataataataataataataataataataataataataataataataataataataataataataatttttatttaggcaaaggtacatacattatgagattttacaaagtttgttggctttatagatagagctagtacatacaatgcctaaagccactattacgcaaagcgtttcgggcaggaaaaaacactactgactaaagcttaaaactaatgggtaaaaagaaaaaaatgcgttgagtacaaataaaaatagaggtaaaagaggggggaacattgttgagaaaacagcacaaatacaattacaaattattacagaaaattacattaaaacagcgttgatttgaaaaacaaaaaaaaaacaaaaaacatacatgggttgacaatagaggggtaaggtaggttacagggaatttattaggtatagcttcgtttttgacttaaactggttgagagaggtactgtctttaacatggttgggaaggtcattccacattctgggccccttgatttgtagagcatttctggtttgattaagtcgtactctaggaatatcaaaactgtatttatttctggtgtggtgctcatgggttctgttacaaccttctatgaagcttttgagatcaggattggcattacagtttagcgttttatatatgtataatacacatgagagaatgtgcagtgacttaatgtctaacatattcagggatttgagtaggggtaccgagtgatgtctggggccagaattggatattgtcctaatagcagctttgtgttgagtaattagaggacgtaagtgattttgggtagtagagccccaagcacaaataccatagttgagatatggatagataagggagtaatagagagtcaccagggcagggcgtggtacataatatctgatcttagaaagaatgcccacagtttttgaaacttgttttgatatgtttagaatgtgtccctggaaattcagcttgtggtcaatgagaatgccaaggaatttgccatctaatttgttacaaatttgggtattgtttattttgagatttatttgattagaggatttattgccaaacagaatatagaaagttttgtcaatgttaagggtgagtttgttggcagttagccacagatggactttatttagctcagtatttactgtggcatttagagcaaggggatcaggactggagtaaatgaaggttgtgtcgtcagcaaataggattggtttgaggtgttgggaggcatttggaaggtcattaatgtagatgagaaagaggagagggccaagtatgctgccctggggaacaccaatgttgatgggtagggtgggagaaattgtattattcacagaaacacattggagcctgtcagtaaggtaggatttgaggtattgtagggagtgtcctctgacaccataatgatgtaatttaagaagaaggttttggtggttgacagtatcgaaagctttacgcaggtccacaaataacccaacagggaactcattcttatcaagagctgtatgaatcgagttaagcatactaataagtgcatcgttagtgctttttttgggccttttTTTTGGGCATTTTCATTTGATATCAATTTGTTGCATTACTGTTTTAAAAACTGAACTCTATCTTAATGATATACAAGTTGGTTTTTCTATTTAAAAACAGGTAACAAGTGCAGATGCCGTGTTAATACATTTGTCAAGTGTAAGAAGTAAGGAACTCTTAATAAGAGACTTAGGACGACGAGATGCATCTCAGCCGTGGATCATGTTTGAAGTAGAAACACATTTCAGGGCAAATCCCTTTTATTTCAATGACTACAAGACGCTAAATGGAGTCTTCAACCGGACTATGCACTACCGCCAGGACTCGGACATTCACGTGTTACATGGCTTTGTTGTCCGTCGTGGCGGAGAGGCGAGTCTCCTGCCTCCATCATGGCGCAGACAACCTGAATTACAACAGATTAATAACACCCAAAGACTTGCTGTTGCATTTGTTTCTAACTGTGATGATGATAGTGGAAGATTAAAATATATTGAAGCCTTAAAGAAACACGCCCCTATTGATGTTTATGGAAAATGTGGAGACCTGAAGTGTGGGTATTCCTTATATGCTTATCAAGACTATAGGATTGATTGGGAACCTTGTATGCAATACGCTGGACACCATTATCTCTTTTATCTAGCATTTGAAAACGCATTGTGTAAGGACTATGTAACAGAAAAGTTATATAACTTGCTGTACTACTCGATAGTTCCTGTGGTATTGGGGGCAGCAGACTATTCTGCCTTGCTCCCTCCTAAATCCTACATCAACGCACTCGACTACACGCCAGAACAACTTGCTCGAAGGTTACAGTACTTGGCTCTTCATCCGAAGGTAAGACTTGAAGTTGTTTGAATACCGTTATACAGGAATTATTGATGTTATTCTACtacatctactactactactaacgtCTCTCGCTCCTTTATTTTATTTACTGTATTTAGTGGTCCGACAGCTTCGTCTTTCAGTTTGACTCAATCACATCCATCGGGCGTCATAAGTTTTTATTTAGTGAGTATTATTTTCCCTGAATTCGCCTTAGCCCAAGTAATCAGTGTCATCTGTATACGTCATCACCTGTGAGTATTCTGTCTATATCAGCTATCACTGCTCTGCTTATGTCATCACTTGTCACGGCTGTCTATGCCATCCCCTGTCACTGTACGGTCGTCTACTAATGTCATCTCTTGGATTATGTCATCTGAAAACTCACTTTCCATCAGTCAAATTTGTACAAATAATTTACAAATTCTTCGGCCATCTTAATTCAAAGAACGTTCGAAACTTTTGCTTGAAGAATTCAACATACAAACTTAGCTACATTATCCATGTAGTCAGTGCACTGTAAATAACCAGAAATACTGCATAAGAAGGAGAACTATCATTAACAAATATTACGAAAGTGGGTACGATACGAAGAacaggggccaaattcacgaagcagttaagcaagcacttacgaacctgtacatcttttctcaagctttggcggctttgtttacaattattaaacagttaatgagctccgaagcaccatgaggctgtttataacaataacaacagttgattaggaacttttcatgcttgtaaactgtttaataaatgtaaccaaagccgtcaaagattgaggaaagatgtatacgttcgtaagtgcttgcgtaactgcttcgtgaatctggcccctggacagtGTTTGAACTGCCTCAGAAGCTCCCAGGAAATACAGTTTGGTAGAAACAGGTTTGCTCGAAGCCTCAGATACTGGCCAATAAGTGTCCAACTCGATCTCCAGAAGTCACTCATCAGAATTTACTTGCATGTCATTGCCGAATTGACTTTGAACGTGTCAAATCTTGTAAAGGTCTAGAGCGTTCACATGCAGTTGGTATAATTTCACCAATCTTCCAATGAACTGGAAAATGTGAAGTTTGGATCAAGGAGGCATAATACTAGGCAGAATGCAGAATCTAGAACAGCAGCCAGGATGAACTCAGAACCCGTTATTGTAGCCATCCAAACCCAAAACCTAATTTTCCCGATTGGATAACAACAGATTGGCTCTGGGTTCTACGTAGGAATCGCACTCAGAGCCTATTGGTTGCGAGACAACTGCTTTAACGTGTGCTAAAGGTCACCTTAGAATATAACCTTCATCTCTGTTGGTCAATATTCAGTTAGCACTGCAGAGGGCAATATGTGTAACGGAACTTTAGGATATCAATGGAGTTTCTTTCTTTCCCATTAACATTATGTGCAGTTCAGTAAACTGTTTAGTTTTTCTGTCAAGTTTTGACTTTTAGGTGAATTTGCGGTTTAATTTTTAAATCGATAAATGCTTTgaaaaatgttggaaatttttcgTTATTAGAACAATATAAGTGAAATGATGATCTTCTGTTTTATCAGTAATTATGAATTATGTGGTTTAGCTACTAAGCAGAATTACAGATAACTCTAATAGGCTTGATTATAAATTACAATAGACAGTACAGTAAgaggcatatgtatatatatatattaatacccaAATCTAACACGTTTTTGTAACTAAATCTTCATgattttaatattaatataaattctTTTGCTCCCAACAGGAGTACGAAGCCTACTTAACGTGGCGACATTACTACCAGCCATCAACGGTTGGTGGAAGTCGTGTATTGTGTGACCTCTGTGTTCAACTGTACGATCAAGACCTGTATAAACACAACGTTATTGATGACTTCTATGATTGGTTTGTTACTCAGGCAAATTGTAATGCAAGTGGAACAGTTTCAAGCCAGGATTAAATAGCCTCACGGAGTATATAATTAATTACTATACTAAGTATTGTCTTGAGAAATTAAGACAAAATATCAATAATAGCGGAAGATTAATCATTTGAACAGCTAACAATATTTTTATTAACTTGTGTGCCCGGATATACATTTTAACAAAGTGAAAGCTATAACAATATGGATTAGCTATTAATATATTCCATTATGGTAGAACTGatgaaaagttacagtattatatatatatatacgagatcTGTTACGACCACGGGTATTGTTGGGTGAACTCTATACAACCAGAACCTCTAGTTTCTATGGAAAACAATTGCCCGTTGAATCACTTTTGACAGAGTACTCAACTACATATAACCAGCGAGTGACAAGCAAAGATGCACCCAGGACCCACCAAATGCTGCATCTGTATAAACTCTTGTATGCTAATATCCATAATTACTAAGCCCAACGGAATTACTTAGACTACTGCCTCTACCCTTGACCACATTTTAACAATTAAAAATCTCTTCACTAACCTCAATAGCAATCACCGATGGAACAACCAACCACTTCCCTATTTTTTATTTGACAAAAGTTATAAAAATCGCTGTTAGAAACAATGAAGACTGGCATTAGATTGCAATTTGAATCCGCCAATAGCAACTTTGTTGCAGCTGTCGACAACATAAACTGAGATTGAACTTGGTAGTATGGCAAGCATCAACGTAAGTGGTCAAATATTTCTTCATAAGACTATAAGACTCTATAACATACACGGTCCCATGTTAAGATACAAGTCACAACCAACAATTAAACAATCCTTGACTTAATAAACACATACTTCCTTCTATCAACaaaaaaaaacgaaacaaaaaatGAAGAAATACAGGAAATTGGTAATTTCTGGAGATTATTTCTAAGATAATAAAACCCCAAAAGAAACTACTGtgaacaaaaataaataaaataaagcgTAATATAAAAAGTAAAACAATCTCCCATACATTAGGATCAAAGAACAACTCGAATAAGAAACCATTGAAAAATAATAAGAATCAAATATTGGCTAGTGAAGGAGGAACCGTTCTACCAGCCACtgacaattttttttctctccagagttcttacagtcttgtacagccactagcacgcatagcgtttcgggcaagtccttaatcctacgtttcccggaatacgacctgCTAAATCgttcccattttactgttgggtaaacagacgcTAAGGATTGATGTccggtaaatcctccccggctggGATACGAACCAAGGACAAagagctcgcgaaacgccaggcgagtgtcctaccactacacctcGGGAACTGGTAATGCTAAATTTGTGTGCTTTCAGTAAAAGTACAGATAATATTAAACTGTAGCCTATGTGGCTCAGCATTAAGAATCGCCTTAAATTTTGTTTTGTGTCATTTGCATAATTTCTTCAACTATTCTCATGTTAGCCTACCACCTAATAAATCTAAAATTAAGGTAACAATTATATTTTAAGTGATGCCCAAAGCGCCGCACGTAACTAGTGTTTATATAATGACAGTTACTTTACCCACTATATGACCACTTTTAACTAGTCCAGTGTCTTGTCTACtgtatgaataaaatattattagtaTTGAAGGTGAATGAAAGACCCAATACATGTGTAGAGGTATAATTTAAACCAAATTTTCGAATGAAAACTACATCCTTAATCAAGGTGCTGTGAGACAGTGTTCAGAACATTGTGTAACAGCAACTTGATAAAGGATGGGGGGGTTTCGTCcgaaaatttaattaaaattatACTCTTACACATGTATAGGGTCCTGTCAACTTCATTCAAACATTACGGTATTGTATAAGTTtctcaattattattattgagaaaatcattGGAGCCACGAggagggattcgaacctgcacactgggtactcccaaCCACACGCCCTAAACCACTAGGTCACGATACAAAAAGTAATATAACCTGGGAATCACCTGAATCCTTTTGTGTTCCCGAGACATTTTCTGACCCCAACTCAGGGTTCCACACATTACCCGCATACGCTCTGGCTCTGGTATAGGACTTCTAAGCCCAACGCTTCTCTTGAAATgcgcaaagaaatcacattaatgtaaCGTATTAATGAGAAAATTAGTGACATATTCTTTAAATGGACGATTTCATTCACCTACACATTTCTTACATTAACTAATTAATTGTATTTTCTTGTCCTTGGTAATATTACACTGGTTGAAAATTTCCAAGGTCTTTGGTCGTTTCCTAagttctaatatataatattgtatAGTTTGTATTTTCTTCATCCTGGCTGAGGTGGGGGACAGGCCATAATAATTTGAATGAGAAGAGAGCCCGGGCAGAGCCCTGGAAGAGAGCCTCCCGtctccctgcgtgacgggagacatctcccgtcacgcagggtacagtcgcatctccacagatctccagtattagctaatgatactggtaatggctcaaaaagggccaccacttacgggctattcatgcccgtgccacttgttgggtggcttaatcttcatcaatcaatcctggCATCAACGGGGCCATCACATAGTAAAGGAAGGCTACAGATCTTGAGCTTAAGCCTATTTACAGCACGGCGGTTATTAAGCAGCCCGTCCTAATAAggttttccaacgtcaagaaaacggtcaacataaagtgtcctctcctaaccgaccagaggacccaaaacagaaaacgggacagtacgtcactttcgcgagccgcttccattttctagtacgacaatttgtgGTCTTGTATAatgcataccagcgaaaagtgaccTTTTTGTTTGTTAAATAACAGGTTGGATTAAGATCTTGACTCTACCTTACTAATCAACCAGTAAGTACGATTTAGACCTGAACATAatccagcaacctgtcctcttaaaaagaacgtcgattTTAGCCGTTTGCCTGTATGACCAAATTTGGacgcaatttgaaaatgaaaataaatttaggatttattttttcaacaacagaaagttaagggtcctctcatAGGTTAGGTGGTctcataggttaggtgggcaggaaattctcataaagtatcaaaacgttatgaaaaacgtgaattgaaagtcATCTATTTTAACCTTGCAGagtcggccggacgactcaaacagaaaacggaacagaacgtcatttTTGTgcatcgatttcatttcaaattacgtccaaatttggccatagcgcgcataccagcgaaaagtgacgttatttttaagaggacgggttgaatccaGAGCTAAAGTAATCTCAGTTTATATACACCGATAAATGGGGTATACCTCGTATATATTCCTGCAGAATACATTTTGGCCTTACGATCATAATGTTTGCGACTAAATTTGCGTTCAGTCCATCGTAAATTGTGTGGGTATTTTATTGCCTGTTTCCTGTGAAGAAGGCGGGTCGAAAGGAGGAAAAGTTATTCATATATCATTCCATCATAGACTCAGTGATGCGTGGACGAGAATTCAAGGAAAACCCATCAAGAACTGGGATGGCTCGGATGGGATCTGTTTGCAAAGTTCTCCAGACAAGTAGGCTACAACACGCATTTGTAAGTTAAGAGGTAACTCATCTAATCATAAATAAGGCCTGCTAATAAATATTTCAGTATTTTTAAGTTCAATGTTTAAAACTTTAGAACATTAATTGACAGGAGTACAACTACCTACCGAGAACTATAGTATAGTACAactatatgttgaccagaccacacactagaagttgaagggacgacgacgtttcggtccgtcctggaccattctcaagtcgatgacttGAGAATGacattctcatcgacttgagaatggtccaggacggaccgaaacgtcgtcgtcccttcaacttctagtgtgtggtctggtcaacttacttcagccacgttattgtgactcatcgcctgcagtacAACTATAACTGCCAATGTAGTTGTACAACTTTACAACtacattgacagggtagatagggACGGATAAGAGGGAAGATGTTCAAGGGTAGGATAGGTGATGGAGAAGGAAAGTAGTGAAGAGTAGGGGAGGtgatgaagagtagggaaggtggtgaaagagaaGGAATGTACATTGTTACAAATAATTTATCCTCTTTTTTGTATCATTTTTCCAGTTCTTCACCAAAAACCACAATCTCGGGAGTTGGTGTGTAACTTTGGGGCATATCGCCACCCAGTAGCTGCTACAGCAACCAGCAGGGACCACATCATCAACCAGCAGGGACCACATCATCAACCAACAGCTACTACATCAACCAGCAGCTGCTACATCAACCCGTAGCTGCTACATCAACCAGCAGGGACCACATCATTAACCAGCAGGTGCCTTATCAACTGACTGTGGCAACTCAAAAACTGAACCATCACTCAACGACTACCACAACGCCATCATGAAGTCCAGAGTACCACTGTATTGCCTCTGGCTgttggtggtcccattgttgctGACGCTCAGGTAAGCTGTTCCCGTGTTTACCTGACCTCCTCCCTCCTCGTGGTGACctgacctcctcctccctcctcgtagTGACCTGACCTCCATTTAGTGACCTGACCTTCTCCCTCCATCTGGTGACCTGGCTTCACATCACATTTTGATGTGACAAAATAACATTTAGACCTGACCTTCTCCAGGTATTGACCCGACCGTCTCCTTCCACGCGTTTGCCTGGTGGTGCTGATCGGTTGAAATGTttagttactgtgtactggtggcgttttttttttaagggatgcctgcacgggccctaattctctggctggcccacttagTGTTACTCATTTCTGTCTTACTTAGGCAATGGATGAGTACTTATGACTCGTGTGTTGGCTTCAGTAAGATTATATTGTTTTGGAACTACttctactctatatatatatatatatatatatatatatatatatatatatatatatatatatatatatatatatatatgtgtatatatatgtatatatatgtgtatatatatatatatatatatatatatatatatatatatatatatatatatatatattatatatatatatgtcgtacctagtagccagaacgcacttctcagcctactattcaaggcccgatttgcctaataagccaagttttcctgaattaatatattttctctattttttttcttatgaaatgataaagctacccatttcattatatatgaggtcaatttttgttattggagttaaaattaacgtagatatatgaccgaacctaaccaaccctacctaacctaacctaacctatctttataggttaggttatgttaggtagccgaaaaagttaggttaggttaggttaggtaggttaggtagttgaaaaacaattaattcatgaaaacttggcttattaggcaaatcgagccttgcatagtaggctgagaagtgcgttctggctactaggtacgacatatacaaatatatacagtatatgtatacgtatatatatactatatatatatatacatatatatatatatatatatatatatatatatatatatatatatatatatatatatatatatatatatagtatatatacgtatacatatactgtatatatttgtatatatatataaaatatatattatatatatatatatatatatatatatatatatatatatatatatatatatatatatatatatatatatatacacaaatatatacagtatatgtatacgtatatatatgttaAAAAGTACACGTGGTGATGGTTTTGTTTAGTGTTGTTTACCTCCTTCCCCTTTAGATTGACTATTACTGCCAGTTTTCATTAAGTTACCAACGACTCGGAGTTGGATCTGGTAAGAAGAGGCACTGAGGCCCCCATATAAAGTCGAACATGAACAGAACCCTATAACAGGCAAAATGAAGCCATAacaataatgttccagtggtcagtctgtcatttctccacagtgctgacatttcctctcatcttctggaacctgtaagtctatttcccatgcacatagtTTTCCAAGCATGATGCAGTGTAAGTGCATCACTGTTCTATTTTTCTTCTGTTTTTCTACTGcttcctttc
This genomic stretch from Procambarus clarkii isolate CNS0578487 chromosome 22, FALCON_Pclarkii_2.0, whole genome shotgun sequence harbors:
- the LOC123760329 gene encoding 3-galactosyl-N-acetylglucosaminide 4-alpha-L-fucosyltransferase FUT3 → MKSRVPLYCLWLLVVPLLLTLRLQYIISQSSRCLKLPLRGSPLSWGSLYMPLTASDAGHINQSVAVEEFKDMFLAPVLEAYRQAAEQSYMETPRRRFRSGYIPKVLMYANKLHVTSDWLFAHMYDINEGHCPLPCIITADISQVTSADAVLIHLSSVRSKELLIRDLGRRDASQPWIMFEVETHFRANPFYFNDYKTLNGVFNRTMHYRQDSDIHVLHGFVVRRGGEASLLPPSWRRQPELQQINNTQRLAVAFVSNCDDDSGRLKYIEALKKHAPIDVYGKCGDLKCGYSLYAYQDYRIDWEPCMQYAGHHYLFYLAFENALCKDYVTEKLYNLLYYSIVPVVLGAADYSALLPPKSYINALDYTPEQLARRLQYLALHPKEYEAYLTWRHYYQPSTVGGSRVLCDLCVQLYDQDLYKHNVIDDFYDWFVTQANCNASGTVSSQD